A genomic window from Ideonella sp. WA131b includes:
- a CDS encoding NAD(P)-dependent glycerol-3-phosphate dehydrogenase, whose product MQIAVLGAGAWGTALAAAAAAAGHDTWLWARDAAQAAALQATHTNARYLPEVALPPSLRATDDLPAALAHGQGADGLLVIATPMAGLRSLLQALPADAPALWLCKGFEAGTGLLGHEIARTLRPGRPCGVLSGPSFALEVARGLPTALVAASADAALAARAVEAFHGGALRVYTSADIVGVEVGGALKNVLAIATGIVDGLPAAGLNARAALITRGLAEMTRLGQALGARPDTFMGLSGLGDLVLTATGSLSRNRAVGLALAAGRRLPQALAELGHVAEGVPTAAVALQRAQALGVDMPITAAVVAVLEGRLAPAQAVAALMARDAKAEAG is encoded by the coding sequence ATGCAGATCGCGGTGCTCGGCGCTGGTGCCTGGGGCACGGCCCTGGCCGCTGCCGCGGCAGCCGCCGGCCACGACACGTGGCTGTGGGCGCGTGATGCGGCCCAGGCTGCGGCCCTGCAGGCCACGCACACCAACGCCCGCTACCTGCCCGAGGTGGCGCTGCCGCCGTCGCTGCGGGCCACGGACGACCTGCCTGCGGCGCTGGCGCACGGCCAAGGCGCCGACGGCCTGCTCGTCATCGCCACGCCCATGGCCGGCCTGCGCAGCCTGCTGCAGGCGCTGCCGGCGGACGCCCCGGCGCTGTGGCTCTGCAAGGGTTTCGAGGCTGGCACCGGCCTGCTGGGCCACGAGATCGCGCGCACGCTGCGCCCGGGGCGGCCCTGCGGCGTGCTCAGCGGGCCGAGCTTCGCGCTGGAGGTGGCGCGCGGCCTGCCCACCGCGCTGGTGGCCGCCAGCGCCGATGCCGCGCTCGCCGCGCGCGCGGTCGAGGCCTTCCACGGTGGCGCGCTGCGCGTCTACACCAGCGCCGACATCGTGGGTGTGGAGGTCGGCGGCGCGCTGAAGAACGTGCTGGCCATCGCCACCGGCATCGTCGACGGTCTGCCGGCGGCGGGCCTGAATGCCCGTGCGGCACTGATCACGCGCGGGCTGGCCGAGATGACGCGCCTGGGCCAGGCGCTGGGCGCGCGGCCCGACACCTTCATGGGCCTGTCGGGACTGGGCGACCTGGTGCTCACCGCCACCGGCTCCTTGTCGCGCAACCGCGCGGTGGGTCTGGCGCTGGCCGCCGGACGGCGCCTGCCCCAAGCGCTGGCCGAGTTGGGCCACGTGGCCGAAGGCGTGCCCACCGCGGCGGTGGCGCTGCAGCGCGCGCAGGCCCTCGGCGTGGACATGCCGATCACGGCTGCCGTGGTGGCGGTGCTCGAAGGCCGCCTTGCCCCCGCGCAGGCCGTGGCCGCGCTGATGGCGCGCGATGCCAAGGCCGAGGCGGGTTGA
- a CDS encoding tRNA (cytidine(34)-2'-O)-methyltransferase: MFHIVLVEPEIPPNTGNVIRLVANTGCTLHLVEPLGFSMDDKLLRRAGLDYHEWAEVQRHADFDAFLAAAQPDPARLFAFTTHGSQALPAVRWQLGDSFVFGSESRGLAPELRQRFAPAQRVRLPMRPGQRSLNLSNAVAVVVFEAWRQQGYVGGV; this comes from the coding sequence ATGTTCCACATCGTGCTCGTCGAGCCGGAGATCCCGCCCAACACCGGCAACGTCATCCGGCTGGTGGCCAACACCGGCTGCACGCTGCACCTGGTGGAACCGCTGGGTTTTTCGATGGACGACAAGCTGCTGCGCCGCGCCGGGCTTGATTACCACGAGTGGGCCGAGGTGCAGCGGCATGCCGACTTCGACGCCTTCCTTGCCGCTGCGCAGCCCGACCCGGCGCGCCTGTTCGCCTTCACCACGCACGGCTCGCAGGCGCTGCCGGCGGTGCGCTGGCAGCTGGGCGACAGCTTCGTCTTCGGCAGCGAATCGCGCGGGCTCGCGCCCGAGCTGCGTCAACGATTCGCGCCGGCCCAGCGCGTGCGCCTGCCGATGCGGCCGGGCCAGCGCAGCCTGAACCTGAGCAACGCGGTGGCGGTGGTGGTGTTCGAGGCCTGGCGCCAGCAGGGCTACGTGGGCGGCGTCTGA
- a CDS encoding ComF family protein codes for MLRDLLGSPAPGAPRQGHWPTQCELCRQWTAGDALCPGCDTRFASLRARCTRCALPTGTPVHRCGGCLGAQEPPFDATVAAADYGFPWDSLVQAFKFHGRVELAPLLADRLARAVAASAPPATLPAPTLVLPVPLAPARLAERGYNQAWELARRVARLRGLPADDALLLRPIDTPHQTGQSRAGREANLARSFMAEPRQRAALAGRAVALVDDVMTTGATVAAAAQELRRAGATAVHVWVFARTPAPGSA; via the coding sequence ATGCTCCGCGACCTTCTGGGTTCCCCAGCACCCGGTGCCCCTCGCCAGGGGCATTGGCCGACGCAGTGCGAGCTGTGCCGCCAGTGGACCGCGGGCGACGCCCTGTGCCCGGGCTGCGACACGCGCTTTGCCTCGCTGCGCGCACGTTGCACACGCTGCGCCTTGCCGACCGGCACGCCGGTGCACCGCTGCGGCGGCTGCCTGGGCGCCCAGGAGCCGCCGTTCGACGCCACCGTGGCCGCGGCCGACTACGGCTTCCCTTGGGACAGCCTCGTGCAGGCCTTCAAGTTCCATGGCCGCGTGGAGCTGGCCCCCCTGCTGGCCGACCGGCTGGCCCGCGCCGTGGCGGCGTCCGCGCCGCCGGCCACGCTGCCCGCGCCGACGCTGGTGCTGCCCGTGCCGCTGGCCCCGGCCCGGCTGGCCGAGCGCGGCTACAACCAGGCCTGGGAGCTGGCCCGCCGCGTCGCCCGTCTGCGCGGCCTGCCGGCTGACGACGCGCTGCTGCTGCGACCCATCGACACCCCGCACCAGACCGGCCAGTCGCGGGCCGGACGCGAGGCCAACCTCGCGCGCTCGTTCATGGCCGAGCCCAGGCAGCGCGCTGCGCTGGCCGGCCGCGCCGTGGCGCTGGTGGACGACGTCATGACCACCGGCGCCACCGTGGCCGCCGCCGCGCAGGAACTGCGCCGCGCGGGCGCCACGGCCGTGCACGTGTGGGTGTTTGCGCGCACGCCCGCGCCGGGCAGCGCCTGA
- a CDS encoding biotin synthase, whose product MPVPDAPATAPRPVDAVALARWRRRLRDAPEPPWLHTEVARRMAERLAVVKLQPPAVLDWGLQPRHDRLLLSSAYPQACITPVDPDAPDAPPAVLPWWQRLLSRGAAPAVRAPAAVPAGQAQLVWSTMLLHTLPDPQAQFVAWQRALAVDGFLMFCTLGPGTLQSLSTLYAAAGWPAPLAPLVDMHDLGDMLVHAGFADPVMDQETLRLTWGHPDAALAELRTLGLNAAPTRAPGLRTPRWRKGLLQHLEATRGPDGRLSLAFEIVYGHAFKPLPRARLAAETTVALDDLRTMARRRPPTPLR is encoded by the coding sequence ATGCCCGTGCCCGACGCCCCCGCCACCGCGCCCCGGCCGGTGGACGCGGTGGCGCTGGCGCGCTGGCGCCGCCGGCTGCGCGACGCGCCGGAGCCGCCCTGGCTGCACACCGAGGTCGCGCGCCGCATGGCCGAGCGGCTCGCGGTGGTGAAGCTGCAGCCGCCGGCCGTGCTCGACTGGGGCCTGCAGCCGCGCCACGACCGCCTGCTGCTGTCCAGCGCCTACCCGCAGGCCTGCATCACGCCGGTGGATCCCGACGCCCCTGACGCCCCGCCGGCCGTCCTGCCCTGGTGGCAGCGCCTGCTGTCGCGCGGCGCCGCCCCCGCCGTGCGGGCCCCCGCCGCAGTGCCCGCCGGCCAGGCGCAGCTGGTCTGGAGCACGATGCTGCTGCACACCTTGCCCGACCCGCAGGCACAATTCGTGGCCTGGCAACGCGCGCTGGCGGTCGACGGATTTCTGATGTTCTGCACCCTCGGGCCGGGCACGCTGCAGTCCCTGTCAACGCTGTATGCCGCAGCCGGCTGGCCGGCGCCGCTGGCCCCGCTGGTGGACATGCACGACCTCGGCGACATGCTGGTGCACGCCGGCTTCGCCGACCCGGTGATGGACCAGGAGACGCTGCGCCTGACCTGGGGTCACCCCGATGCCGCGCTGGCCGAGCTGCGCACGCTGGGCCTCAACGCCGCGCCGACGCGCGCACCGGGCCTGCGCACCCCGCGCTGGCGGAAAGGCCTGTTGCAGCATCTGGAGGCCACCCGCGGCCCCGATGGCCGGCTGAGCCTGGCGTTCGAAATCGTGTACGGACACGCCTTCAAGCCGCTGCCCCGGGCACGCCTGGCAGCCGAGACCACGGTGGCGCTGGATGACCTGCGCACGATGGCCCGGCGCCGACCGCCGACCCCGCTGCGCTGA
- a CDS encoding DUF2244 domain-containing protein: MSVTAVPAPWAPAPRTGSSFGRRLLNPGPGGRPALQWPLRRNCSITPRQLGAVFLSLCVVSVAVSAFFVAQGAPYVAAFAGIELLAVGVAMLIFARHAGDHETLTLEGRSLHVEQSLGSQVRHTLLDTEWLAVEPAAGQGSLVQLRGRGGSVRVGRFVRPELRAALAQELRTALRRGPEIEP; this comes from the coding sequence ATGTCCGTCACCGCCGTACCAGCGCCTTGGGCCCCTGCGCCCCGCACGGGTTCCTCGTTCGGCCGCCGGCTGCTGAACCCGGGTCCCGGTGGCCGCCCGGCGCTGCAGTGGCCGCTGCGCCGCAACTGCTCGATCACGCCGCGTCAGCTGGGCGCGGTGTTCCTGTCTCTCTGTGTCGTGTCGGTGGCCGTGTCGGCATTCTTCGTGGCGCAGGGCGCGCCTTACGTTGCCGCCTTCGCGGGCATCGAGCTGCTGGCGGTCGGCGTGGCGATGCTGATCTTCGCCCGCCATGCCGGCGACCACGAGACCCTCACGCTGGAGGGCCGCTCGCTGCATGTCGAGCAAAGCCTCGGCAGCCAGGTGCGGCACACGCTTCTCGACACCGAATGGCTCGCTGTCGAGCCCGCCGCCGGCCAGGGCTCCCTGGTGCAGCTGCGTGGGCGCGGCGGAAGTGTGCGCGTCGGCCGCTTCGTGCGGCCCGAACTGCGCGCCGCCCTGGCCCAGGAACTTCGCACGGCCTTGCGCCGCGGTCCCGAAATCGAACCTTGA
- the coxB gene encoding cytochrome c oxidase subunit II — protein MTRSTSFRQRLRQAPLALGALFASGAAMAVSDLPGGPAVNQLNLHPAATQIAEQQHFLHWFMLIVCTVIFVAVFGVMFYSILKHRKSLGHKPANFHESTAVEIAWTVVPFIIVIAMGAMATRTVVAMKDTTNADLTIKATGYQWQWGYDYLKGEGEGIAFLSALDASHRVMSDQGKPQGADYLLKVDNPLVVPVNQKIRIVTTANDVIHAWMVPAFGVKQDAIPGFVRDTWFRAEKTGDFYGQCAELCGKEHAYMPIHVKVVTADEYTAWVAARKKAMQAKADDPSKVWVLADLVARGEKVYNANCAACHRADGKGAGPIKPLDGSAIVLNEPARQIEILLNGAANGAMPAWKQLSDTEIAAVLTYTKNSWSNQTGKLIQPAEIMAARK, from the coding sequence ATGACGCGCTCGACATCCTTCCGTCAACGCCTGCGCCAGGCTCCGCTGGCCCTGGGCGCCCTGTTCGCATCGGGCGCCGCCATGGCCGTGTCCGACCTGCCCGGCGGCCCGGCGGTCAACCAGCTCAACCTGCATCCCGCAGCGACGCAGATCGCCGAGCAGCAGCACTTCCTGCACTGGTTCATGCTGATCGTGTGCACGGTGATCTTCGTTGCCGTGTTCGGGGTCATGTTCTATTCGATCCTCAAGCACCGCAAGTCTCTGGGCCACAAGCCGGCGAACTTCCATGAGAGCACGGCGGTGGAGATCGCCTGGACGGTGGTGCCCTTCATCATCGTCATCGCCATGGGTGCCATGGCCACGCGCACCGTGGTCGCGATGAAGGACACCACCAACGCCGACCTCACCATCAAGGCCACCGGTTACCAGTGGCAGTGGGGCTACGACTATCTCAAGGGTGAGGGCGAGGGGATCGCCTTTCTGTCCGCGCTGGATGCCTCGCACCGCGTGATGTCCGACCAGGGCAAGCCGCAAGGCGCCGACTACCTGCTCAAGGTCGACAACCCGCTGGTGGTGCCCGTCAACCAGAAGATCCGCATCGTCACCACCGCCAACGACGTGATCCACGCCTGGATGGTGCCGGCCTTCGGCGTCAAGCAGGACGCCATCCCGGGCTTTGTGCGCGACACCTGGTTCCGCGCCGAGAAGACCGGCGACTTCTACGGCCAGTGCGCCGAGCTGTGCGGCAAGGAACACGCCTACATGCCGATCCACGTCAAGGTGGTCACGGCCGACGAGTACACCGCCTGGGTGGCGGCCAGGAAGAAGGCGATGCAGGCCAAGGCCGACGACCCGAGCAAGGTCTGGGTGCTGGCCGACCTCGTGGCCCGCGGCGAGAAGGTCTACAACGCCAACTGCGCCGCCTGCCACCGCGCCGACGGCAAGGGCGCCGGCCCGATCAAGCCGCTGGACGGCAGCGCGATCGTCTTGAATGAGCCCGCGCGCCAGATCGAAATCCTGCTCAATGGCGCCGCCAACGGCGCGATGCCAGCCTGGAAGCAGCTCTCGGACACCGAGATCGCGGCCGTGCTGACCTACACCAAGAACTCGTGGTCCAACCAGACCGGCAAGCTCATCCAGCCTGCCGAGATCATGGCCGCGCGCAAGTGA
- the ctaD gene encoding cytochrome c oxidase subunit I, which yields MSAVLPPHGHVAGHDHAHDDHDHKPTGWRRWVFATNHKDIGTMYLLFSFAMLMVGGVLALGIRAELFQPGLQFVNPELFNQLTTMHGLIMVFGAIMPAFVGFANWMIPLQIGASDMAFARMNNLSFWLLIPAALILAGSFFMPGGAPAAGWTLYAPLTLQMGPSMDAAIFAMHIMGASSIMGSINIIVTILNMRAPGMTLMKMPLFCWTWLITAYLLIAVMPVLAGAITMTLTDRHFGTSFFNPAGGGDPVMYQHIFWFFGHPEVYIMILPAFGIVSAIIPAFARKKLFGYTSMVYATASIAILSFIVWAHHMYTTGMPVTGQLFFMYATMLIAVPTGVKIFNWLATMWKGSMTFETPMLWSVGFLFVFSMGGFTGLILAMAPIDIQLQDTYYVVAHFHYVLVAGSLFALFAGVYYWGPKWTGVMYSEVRGKIHFWGSLFFFNITFFPMHFLGLAGMPRRYADYPMQFADFNMIASIGAFGFGLMQVYFFVFVVVPMMRGKGEPASQKPWEAAEGLEWEVPSPAPFHTFENPPKLDATATRVVG from the coding sequence ATGAGCGCAGTCCTTCCCCCGCACGGCCACGTTGCCGGTCACGACCACGCCCACGACGACCACGACCACAAGCCCACCGGCTGGCGCCGCTGGGTCTTCGCGACGAACCACAAGGACATCGGCACGATGTACCTGTTGTTCAGCTTCGCGATGCTGATGGTGGGCGGCGTCCTGGCGCTGGGCATCCGCGCCGAGCTGTTCCAGCCGGGGCTGCAGTTCGTGAACCCGGAGCTGTTCAACCAGCTCACCACGATGCACGGCCTGATCATGGTGTTCGGCGCCATCATGCCGGCCTTCGTGGGCTTCGCGAACTGGATGATCCCGCTGCAGATCGGCGCGAGCGACATGGCCTTCGCGCGCATGAACAACCTCAGCTTCTGGCTGCTGATCCCAGCGGCGCTGATCCTGGCGGGTTCGTTCTTCATGCCCGGCGGCGCGCCGGCCGCGGGCTGGACGCTCTACGCCCCGCTGACGCTGCAGATGGGCCCGTCGATGGACGCCGCGATCTTCGCGATGCACATCATGGGCGCGAGCTCGATCATGGGCTCGATCAACATCATCGTGACGATCCTGAACATGCGCGCACCCGGCATGACGCTGATGAAGATGCCCCTCTTCTGCTGGACCTGGCTGATCACCGCCTACCTGCTGATCGCGGTGATGCCGGTGCTCGCGGGCGCGATCACGATGACGCTGACCGACCGCCACTTCGGCACCAGCTTCTTCAACCCCGCGGGCGGCGGCGACCCGGTGATGTACCAGCACATCTTCTGGTTCTTCGGCCACCCCGAGGTCTACATCATGATCCTGCCGGCCTTCGGCATCGTGAGCGCCATCATCCCGGCCTTCGCGCGCAAGAAGCTGTTCGGCTACACCAGCATGGTCTACGCCACGGCATCGATCGCGATCCTGTCGTTCATCGTGTGGGCGCACCACATGTACACGACCGGCATGCCCGTCACCGGCCAGCTGTTCTTCATGTACGCCACGATGCTGATCGCGGTGCCCACGGGCGTGAAGATCTTCAACTGGCTGGCCACGATGTGGAAGGGCTCGATGACCTTCGAGACGCCGATGCTGTGGTCAGTGGGCTTCCTGTTCGTCTTCTCGATGGGGGGCTTCACGGGGCTGATCCTGGCGATGGCGCCGATCGACATCCAGCTGCAGGACACCTACTACGTGGTGGCGCACTTCCACTACGTGCTCGTTGCGGGCTCGTTGTTCGCGCTGTTCGCGGGCGTGTACTACTGGGGCCCCAAGTGGACCGGCGTCATGTACTCCGAAGTGCGCGGCAAGATCCACTTCTGGGGCTCGCTGTTCTTCTTCAACATCACCTTCTTCCCGATGCACTTCCTCGGGCTGGCCGGCATGCCCCGCCGCTACGCCGACTACCCGATGCAGTTCGCCGACTTCAACATGATCGCCTCGATCGGCGCCTTCGGCTTCGGGCTGATGCAGGTGTACTTCTTCGTGTTCGTCGTCGTGCCCATGATGCGCGGCAAGGGCGAGCCGGCGTCCCAGAAGCCCTGGGAGGCCGCCGAAGGCCTGGAGTGGGAGGTGCCGTCTCCGGCGCCGTTCCACACCTTCGAGAACCCGCCCAAGCTCGACGCCACCGCCACCCGCGTGGTGGGCTGA
- a CDS encoding cytochrome c oxidase assembly protein produces the protein MKRLLADNRRMLGKLLLIVLLMFGFGYSLVPMYRAICEALGINVLTLSQQRAATGVWTGAHGRTTNTQVDTTRSITVEFDANVRGPWDFKPAKRSIQVHPGELATVMYQFTNIQKRTMAAQAIPSYAPKQASPHFNKLECFCFNEYTLRPGESREWPVAFVIDPKLPRDVTTITLSYTFFEVGGKVPPQPLGTVGQQTAAVVPGLGAGS, from the coding sequence ATGAAGCGACTGCTCGCCGACAACCGGCGCATGCTCGGCAAGCTGCTGCTGATCGTGCTGCTGATGTTCGGCTTCGGATACTCGCTGGTGCCCATGTACCGGGCCATCTGCGAGGCGCTGGGCATCAACGTGCTGACGCTGTCGCAGCAGCGCGCGGCCACGGGCGTCTGGACGGGGGCCCACGGCCGGACCACCAACACCCAGGTCGACACCACGCGCTCCATCACCGTGGAGTTCGACGCCAACGTGCGCGGACCCTGGGACTTCAAGCCTGCGAAGCGCTCGATCCAGGTTCACCCGGGCGAACTGGCCACGGTGATGTACCAGTTCACCAACATCCAGAAGCGCACCATGGCCGCGCAAGCCATCCCCAGCTATGCGCCCAAGCAGGCCAGCCCGCACTTCAACAAGCTCGAGTGCTTCTGCTTCAACGAGTACACGCTCAGGCCCGGCGAGTCGCGCGAGTGGCCGGTGGCCTTCGTCATCGACCCCAAGCTGCCGCGCGACGTGACCACCATCACGCTCTCCTACACCTTCTTCGAGGTCGGCGGCAAGGTGCCGCCGCAGCCGCTGGGCACGGTGGGCCAGCAGACCGCGGCCGTGGTGCCCGGCCTGGGAGCCGGCTCGTGA
- a CDS encoding DUF2970 domain-containing protein: protein MRAVFWGFFGVRRARDMGADVSRLNPVHLLIGGLLGAAVFVVTLVLLVRWVVGSGVAA from the coding sequence ATGAGGGCGGTGTTCTGGGGCTTCTTCGGTGTGCGCCGCGCGCGCGACATGGGTGCCGACGTCAGCCGGCTCAATCCGGTCCACCTGCTGATCGGCGGCCTGCTCGGGGCTGCCGTGTTCGTCGTCACGCTGGTGCTGCTCGTCCGCTGGGTGGTGGGCAGTGGCGTGGCCGCCTGA